A genome region from Pseudomonas sp. S06B 330 includes the following:
- the lpxK gene encoding tetraacyldisaccharide 4'-kinase — MAFADRLLDAWYAGHPALALLRPLEALYRRVVLRKRARFLAGESASYRAPVPVIVVGNITVGGTGKTPMILWLIEHCRQQGLRVGVVSRGYGAKPPQLPWRVSAEQSAAEAGDEPLLIVQRSGVPLMIDPDRSRAVQALLASEQLDLILCDDGMQHYRLARDLEIVLIDAARGLGNRRCLPAGPLREPVERLQAVDALLYNGATADRDEGYAFTLKPTALVNLRSGERVGLVHFPPGQAVHAVAGIGNPQRFFNTLQALNWQPVPHPFADHAEFSAKALSFTPVLPLIMTEKDAVKCRAFAADDWWYLAVDAAPSVAFTAWFDGQLERLLQAPSLP, encoded by the coding sequence ATGGCCTTCGCCGACCGTCTGCTCGATGCCTGGTACGCCGGGCATCCGGCCCTGGCCCTGCTGCGTCCGCTGGAGGCGTTGTATCGCCGCGTGGTGCTACGCAAGCGCGCGCGTTTTCTCGCCGGGGAAAGCGCTAGCTACCGTGCGCCGGTGCCGGTGATCGTGGTGGGTAACATCACCGTCGGCGGCACCGGCAAGACGCCAATGATTCTCTGGTTGATCGAACATTGTCGCCAGCAAGGGCTGCGCGTTGGTGTGGTCAGCCGCGGTTATGGTGCCAAGCCGCCGCAGTTGCCCTGGCGGGTGAGTGCTGAGCAGAGCGCGGCTGAGGCGGGTGACGAACCCTTGTTGATCGTTCAGCGTAGCGGCGTGCCGTTGATGATCGACCCTGATCGTTCGCGTGCCGTGCAGGCGCTGCTGGCCAGTGAACAGCTGGACCTGATCCTCTGTGACGACGGCATGCAGCATTACCGTTTGGCTCGCGATCTGGAGATTGTCTTAATCGATGCCGCTCGAGGCCTGGGTAATCGCCGCTGCTTGCCCGCCGGGCCACTGCGCGAACCCGTGGAGCGCCTGCAGGCGGTGGATGCCTTGCTGTACAACGGCGCTACAGCTGATCGTGATGAGGGTTATGCCTTTACCCTCAAGCCGACTGCGCTGGTGAACCTGCGCAGTGGGGAGCGTGTTGGCCTGGTGCATTTTCCTCCTGGCCAGGCTGTGCACGCCGTTGCCGGTATCGGTAATCCACAGCGTTTCTTCAATACCTTGCAGGCGTTAAACTGGCAGCCTGTGCCACACCCTTTTGCCGATCATGCTGAGTTCAGCGCCAAGGCTTTGAGTTTCACTCCAGTGCTGCCGCTGATCATGACCGAGAAGGACGCGGTCAAATGCCGCGCTTTCGCGGCAGACGACTGGTGGTACCTTGCGGTCGACGCTGCGCCTTCAGTGGCCTTTACGGCCTGGTTCGACGGCCAGCTTGAGCGACTGTTGCAAGCGCCATCGCTGCCCTGA
- a CDS encoding Trm112 family protein, with translation MDTKLLDILACPITKGPLKLSADKTELISKGAGLAYPIRDGIPVMLESEARTLSDDERLDK, from the coding sequence ATGGACACCAAATTGCTCGATATCCTCGCCTGCCCAATCACCAAAGGTCCGCTCAAGCTCAGCGCCGACAAGACCGAGCTGATCAGTAAAGGCGCAGGCCTGGCCTATCCGATTCGCGACGGTATTCCGGTGATGCTCGAAAGCGAAGCACGTACCCTGAGCGATGACGAGCGTCTGGACAAATGA